The following are encoded in a window of Longimicrobiaceae bacterium genomic DNA:
- a CDS encoding O-acetylhomoserine aminocarboxypropyltransferase/cysteine synthase family protein, whose amino-acid sequence MSNGSEGRQLGLGTRAVQAAQETADPATKARAVPIYATTSYVFDDPDHAANLFGLREFGNIYTRIMNPTTDVFERRMANLEGGVAAVAFASGQSAETLTVLNLARAGQNIVSVSSLYGGTFALFRHTLPRMGINTHFVDNDPEAVRRAIDENTRAVFVETIGNPRLDVPDLRALADVAHEAGVPLVVDNTFATPILCRPIEHGADIVLHAATKWIGGHGTSIGGIVIDGGTFDWAASERFREFYVEPEAAYHGLKFAETFGDMGGANIAFAIRLRVLLLRDIGPALSPFNSFLFLQGLETLHLRMERHSENALKVARFLESHPAVSWVTYPGLESHPNHAQAKRYLSGGFGGTLTFGVKGGEEEARTVIKELKLFSLLANVGDTKSLVIHPWTTTHEQLSLEEREAAGVTADLIRLSIGIEDVEDLIDDLDRALRTAVPL is encoded by the coding sequence ATGAGCAACGGATCAGAAGGCCGCCAGTTGGGGCTGGGGACGCGCGCGGTACAGGCAGCTCAGGAGACCGCCGATCCCGCCACCAAGGCGCGCGCGGTTCCCATCTATGCGACGACATCGTACGTCTTCGATGATCCCGACCATGCCGCCAACCTGTTTGGCCTGCGTGAGTTCGGGAACATCTACACGCGCATCATGAACCCCACCACGGACGTCTTCGAGCGGCGTATGGCCAACCTCGAAGGCGGCGTGGCGGCGGTGGCTTTCGCGAGCGGCCAGTCGGCCGAGACTCTGACCGTTCTCAACCTGGCGCGGGCCGGGCAGAACATCGTCTCGGTGTCGTCGCTCTACGGCGGCACGTTCGCGCTGTTCCGCCATACGCTCCCGCGGATGGGCATCAACACTCACTTCGTGGACAACGATCCGGAAGCCGTGCGTCGAGCGATCGACGAGAACACACGCGCGGTGTTCGTCGAGACGATCGGCAACCCCCGTCTCGACGTGCCGGACCTTCGCGCTCTAGCCGACGTGGCGCACGAGGCCGGGGTGCCGCTCGTCGTCGACAACACCTTCGCCACCCCGATTCTCTGCCGCCCGATCGAACACGGCGCTGACATCGTGCTCCACGCCGCCACCAAGTGGATCGGTGGCCACGGGACCTCGATCGGCGGCATCGTGATCGACGGCGGCACCTTCGACTGGGCCGCGAGCGAGCGCTTCCGCGAGTTCTACGTGGAGCCGGAAGCCGCATATCACGGGCTGAAGTTCGCGGAGACGTTCGGCGACATGGGGGGCGCCAACATCGCCTTCGCCATTCGACTGCGCGTTCTGCTGCTGCGTGACATCGGGCCAGCGCTGTCCCCCTTCAACTCGTTCCTCTTCCTGCAGGGCCTCGAGACACTGCACCTGAGGATGGAGCGGCACAGCGAGAACGCGCTGAAGGTCGCCCGCTTCCTCGAGTCGCACCCGGCGGTGAGTTGGGTGACCTATCCGGGTCTCGAATCGCACCCGAACCACGCGCAGGCCAAGCGGTACCTGAGCGGCGGGTTCGGCGGCACGCTGACCTTCGGGGTGAAGGGCGGCGAGGAGGAGGCTCGCACGGTGATCAAGGAGTTGAAGCTCTTTTCGCTGCTCGCCAACGTGGGTGACACCAAGAGCCTGGTGATCCACCCGTGGACCACCACGCACGAGCAGCTCTCACTGGAGGAGCGTGAGGCGGCAGGGGTCACCGCCGACCTCATCCGGCTGTCCATCGGAATCGAGGACGTGGAGGATCTGATCGACGACCTCGATCGGGCGCTGCGGACCGCCGTGCCCCTCTGA
- the metX gene encoding homoserine O-acetyltransferase has protein sequence MSGRTLRTHHLPEFRLESGEVLTEVVQAYHLDGEINASRDNLVIVFHALTGSADAVGDWWSDVFGPGRAIDTHRYAVLCTNLLGSCYGTTFRRPEPGRRPLITPRDQARLIHALVEELGIRSVALTAGGSLGGMVGLEFAASYPELTRTSVIFAAPAAHTAAAIGWNHIQRQAIALGSEQGLAVARMVGMMTYRTAVEFQERFGRERGPNGFQVESYLNHQGEKLVKRFDPESYLMLMDAMDAHDVGRGRGGFVEALRAVRGRLIGVGIPGDILYSDEDVRAWTDPVGAEYRQIDSIHGHDAFLIEVDQVAAILADALEEATPSARLATGA, from the coding sequence ATGAGCGGGAGAACACTCCGGACCCACCATCTGCCCGAGTTCCGCCTGGAATCGGGCGAGGTGCTCACGGAGGTCGTGCAGGCATACCACCTGGACGGCGAGATCAACGCGTCGCGCGACAACCTCGTCATCGTCTTCCATGCCCTCACGGGCTCGGCCGATGCCGTGGGTGACTGGTGGAGCGACGTGTTCGGGCCCGGCCGGGCGATCGACACCCACCGGTATGCCGTGCTGTGCACGAATCTTCTCGGCTCCTGCTACGGTACGACCTTCCGTCGGCCCGAGCCGGGACGCCGACCCCTGATCACCCCGCGCGACCAGGCGCGGCTGATCCACGCGCTCGTCGAGGAGTTGGGCATTCGCTCCGTGGCGCTCACGGCGGGGGGGTCGCTGGGAGGGATGGTGGGGCTCGAGTTTGCCGCTTCCTATCCCGAGCTCACCCGGACCTCAGTGATCTTCGCCGCTCCGGCGGCGCACACCGCCGCGGCGATCGGCTGGAATCACATCCAGCGGCAGGCAATCGCCCTCGGAAGCGAGCAGGGGCTGGCCGTGGCCCGGATGGTCGGGATGATGACCTACCGAACGGCGGTGGAGTTCCAGGAGCGGTTCGGTCGGGAACGCGGGCCGAACGGCTTCCAGGTCGAGTCGTATCTCAACCACCAGGGGGAGAAGCTCGTGAAGCGCTTCGACCCGGAGAGCTACCTGATGCTGATGGACGCCATGGACGCGCACGACGTGGGGCGCGGACGCGGCGGCTTCGTCGAAGCCCTGCGCGCGGTTCGCGGCAGGTTGATCGGGGTCGGCATCCCCGGAGACATCCTCTACTCGGATGAGGACGTACGAGCCTGGACCGATCCCGTCGGCGCGGAGTACCGGCAAATCGACTCGATTCACGGACACGACGCCTTCCTCATCGAGGTGGACCAGGTGGCAGCGATCCTGGCAGACGCCCTCGAGGAAGCGACCCCTTCGGCCCGTCTGGCGACCGGTGCCTGA
- a CDS encoding TVP38/TMEM64 family protein, translated as MPDLGLWLGRRFQRRALRADGGREAPRDPPRRAVPPWKRWLLAIAALLVAGLLLTLAEHEFLSPLTRWFASLGAAAPITFILLYIGLTVALVPNSFLTVASGALFGFVWGTVYSFVASVLGAAAAFLVSRYLLRDRLARRMLAEPRFQRVDRAICRRGLRVVLLIRLSPVLPFSLLNYVLGLSHVRLRDYLLGSISMLPGTALYVYPGMVAGELIAVGTGRAELRETAHYVSLAAGLALTAIAVVLLTRTTQRALREETAAAEAATGPG; from the coding sequence GTGCCTGACCTGGGGCTGTGGCTCGGCCGCCGCTTCCAGAGGCGAGCGCTTCGCGCCGATGGCGGACGGGAGGCGCCCCGCGACCCGCCACGAAGAGCCGTCCCTCCCTGGAAGCGCTGGCTGCTGGCGATCGCCGCGCTCCTGGTCGCCGGACTCCTGCTGACACTCGCCGAACACGAATTCCTATCCCCGCTCACCCGCTGGTTCGCCAGCCTGGGGGCAGCCGCTCCGATCACCTTCATCCTCCTCTACATCGGCCTCACCGTCGCACTCGTCCCCAATTCGTTCCTCACCGTAGCCTCCGGCGCGCTCTTCGGGTTCGTCTGGGGGACAGTGTACTCCTTCGTCGCGTCGGTGCTGGGCGCCGCTGCGGCTTTCCTCGTCTCGCGCTACCTCCTCCGGGATCGGCTCGCCCGCAGGATGCTCGCAGAGCCTCGCTTCCAGCGCGTCGACCGCGCTATCTGCCGCCGCGGCCTCCGGGTGGTGCTGCTGATCCGCCTCTCCCCGGTTCTCCCCTTCTCGCTCCTCAACTATGTTCTCGGCCTCAGCCACGTGCGCTTGCGCGACTACCTGTTGGGATCGATTTCGATGCTCCCGGGCACCGCGCTGTACGTGTATCCCGGGATGGTCGCGGGGGAGTTGATCGCGGTCGGCACGGGGCGGGCGGAGCTGCGGGAGACCGCGCACTACGTCTCCCTCGCCGCGGGCCTGGCCCTGACCGCCATCGCCGTCGTCCTGCTGACCAGGACGACGCAGCGTGCCCTGCGCGAAGAGACCGCGGCCGCGGAGGCGGCGACCGGACCGGGTTGA